From Bombus vancouverensis nearcticus chromosome 15, iyBomVanc1_principal, whole genome shotgun sequence, the proteins below share one genomic window:
- the LOC117164389 gene encoding heparanase — MSYFITNEQGKNEYRKFDKLRLQSTIHPAFSLTLLGFCMLVLILLAWNFNNMINQDIDNHILHLYSRQSLLHTVSDKFLSFGLDTSLLRDMKSLPIKDSKFINLARLLGPAYVRVGGTSADCLYFNQTKIVSEKVINPVDGQDISNFTINETDFENLYNFAIESKLRMIFDLNVLIRNVNDSWNDVNAKNIISFAKNKGMTLDWQLGNEPNSFHHVFNRNVNATQLAHDYCHLRELLDEMGYNKSLLVGPEVNHVEDTIHMGEQYAKTFLENDKNSVNYVTWHQYYLNGREAQLTDFINISTFNYLPKQIKSMQKAIISSGGLIPMWLSETSTAYGGGAPNLSDRFVAGFLWLDKLGYSASTGVNVVTRQSLFGGNYAMIGSDLIPNPDWWVSVVYKKFVSEKVLKLSPIPLEYLRLYAHCTPKKAWTGRVPAITIYGINLANFPIRITIQGIPVFHRNAKVYLYALTSDKLQSRTIKINGELLKLESNGNLPPFRPIVLESTEQITLPPYSMIFIIIHNAKVPACYT; from the exons ATGAGCTACTTTATAACCAACGAGCAAGGAAAAAATGAGTATAGGAAGTTTGACAAACTTCGACTCC AATCAACAATACATCCCGCTTTTAGTTTAACCCTTCTGGGTTTTTGTATGttagttttaatattattagCATGGAATTTCAATAATATGATAAACCAGGATATTGATAATCACATCCTTCACTTATATTCGAGACAATCACTTTTACACACAGTGTCAGACAAATTTTTGTCATTCGGTCTTGATACATCATTACTTCGTGATATGAAAAGTCTTCCAATAAAGgatagcaaatttataaatttagctCGACTTCTTGGGCCAGCCTATGTTCGGGTAGGCGGTACGTCTGCAGATTGTCTATACTTTAATCAA aCAAAAATAGTTTCCGAAAAAGTAATTAATCCGGTAGACGGCCAAGATATAAGTAATTTTACTATTAATGAGACAGACTTTGagaatttatacaattttgcgATAGAATCAAAATTGCGAATGATATTCGATTTAAatgtattaattagaaatgttAATGACTCTTGGAATGATGTTAATGCTAAAAATATAATCTCATTTGCCAAAAATAAGGGCATGACTCTAGACTGGCAATTAGGAAATG aacCAAATTCTTTTCATCATGTATTTAATAGAAATGTTAATGCAACTCAACTTGCACATGATTATTGTCACTTGAGGGAATTATTAGATGAAATGGGATATAATAAAAGTCTTCTTGTGGGACCAGAAGTAAATCATGTAGAAGATACAATTCATATGGGAGAGCAATATGCGAAAACATttttagaaaatgataaaaatagtgTAAACTATGTTACTTGGCATCAATATTACCTTAATGGAAGAGAAGCTCAACTAActgattttataaatatttcaactttTAATTATTTGCCAAAGCAAATTAAATCCATGCAAAAAGCAATTATATCATCAGGAGGACTTATTCCTATGTGGTTAT CAGAAACAAGTACAGCTTATGGTGGAGGTGCACCAAACCTATCAGATAGATTTGTAGCTGGATTTTTATGGCTCGACAAATTGGGATACAGTGCCAGTACAGGAGTAAATGTTGTTACTAGGCAATCATTATTTGGTGGAAACTATGCTATGATTGGATCTGATCTTATACCAAATCCTGACTGGTGGGTTAGTGTAGTGTATAAGAAATTTGTTTCAGAAAAAGTTTTAAAGTTATCACCAATACCTCTTGAGTATTTACGATTGTATGCACATTGCACTCCAAAAAAAGCATGGACTGGCAGAGTTCCAGCAATTACAATATATGGAATTAATCTAGCTAACTTCCCTATTCGTATTACTATTCAAGGAATTCCTGTATTTCACAGAAATGCTAAAGTTTATTTATATGCACTTACTTCTGACAAACTACAATCAAg gactataaaaataaatggagAATTATTGAAATTGGAATCTAATGGAAATTTACCACCATTCCGACCTATAGTATTAGAATCTACAGAACAAATTACTTTACCACCCTATTCcatgatatttattataatacataatGCAAAGGTTCCAGCATGTTATACATAG
- the LOC117164392 gene encoding uncharacterized protein LOC117164392, giving the protein MTQFCNVFCFVFILNVAFQILPSRADNAVPVLLWGESVNSDLTNAVNPFLKTTSEEFGLYLRKKLENSPPVLLYIKDNLCIEDLVKYKQHLQEVISGDSLRYFPAVEKAVNTVEDLPLYNQTYNDYVDSVSDGQLLIVPISNLDVIPDTYKTIKDSSPNLIAMLTGKACSYRRSERVKRDIDADNTTTSFVISGARVLLYANRPLSLQPEKDKAVINLPLKPTITEESDPKTSAYNLTMTFTGSGAIIKNELVFIFKVRTAGYYTLKTINYSHYINANSTGNPQILTTDTDIVFPFNFSYHCSQIITFKNGDTALNITGLQVQLDPQPDKKTNGTKIFAFNDAYDCVGFTTIPIWTGIFVTAILALIMIWALTMIIDIRTMDRFDDPKGKTITISAQE; this is encoded by the exons ATGACACAATTTTGTAATGTTTTCTGTTTCGTTTTTATCTTAAACGTtgcatttcaaattttaccttCACGCGCCGATAATGCAGTACCTGTATTGCTATGGGGTGAGTCAGTTAATTCTGATTTAACAAATGCAGTGAATCCCTTTTTAAAGACTACCAGCGAGGAATTTGGTCTTTACCtgcgtaaaaaattagaaaattcacCTCCAGTTCTTCTTTATATAAAAGATAATCTGTGTATTGAAGATTTAGTGAAATACAAACAG CATCTTCAGGAAGTTATTAGTGGTGATTCTTTACGTTATTTTCCTGCTGTTGAGAAAGCAGTGAATACTGTTGAAGACTTACCTTTGTACAACCAAACTTATAATGATTATGTGGATTCTGTATCTGATGGACAATTACTGATTGTGCCAATTAGTAATTTGGATGTTATCCCAGATACATACAAGACGATAAAGGATTCTAGCCCTAATTTGATAGCTATGCTCACAGGGAAAGCCTGTAGTTATAGACGTTCTGAACGAGTAAAAAGGGACATTGATGCAGACAATACTACTACATCTTTTGTCATTTCAGGAGCAAGAGTGTTATTATATGCTAATCGACCATTATCATTGCag CCTGAAAAAGACAAAGCTGTAATAAATCTTCCACTTAAGCCTACAATTACTGAAGAATCGGATCCAAAAACATCTGCATATAATTTAACTATGACATTTACAGGATCTGGTGCTATCATCAAAAATGaacttgtttttatatttaaagtTAGAACTGCAGGATATTATACACTCAAAACAATTAATTACTCACATTATATTAATGCAAATTCTACTGGTAATCCACAAATTTTAACAACAGATACAGATATTGTTTTTCCATTTAATTTCTCTTATCATTGttcacaaattattacattCAAAAATGGCGATACAGCCTTAAATATAACAGGTTTACAAGTGCAACTTGATCCACAACCAGACAAAAAGACTAATGGCacaaaaatatttgcatttaaTGATGCATATGACTGTGTCGGTTTTACTACAATTCCAATTTGGACAGGAATATTTGTTACCGCTATATTAGCTTTAATTATGATTTGGGCTCTTACTATGATTATAGATATTCGTACAATGGATAGATTTGATGACCCCAAAGGAAAAACAATTACTATTTCAGCTcaggaataa